In a single window of the Pseudopipra pipra isolate bDixPip1 chromosome Z, bDixPip1.hap1, whole genome shotgun sequence genome:
- the SREK1 gene encoding splicing regulatory glutamine/lysine-rich protein 1 isoform X2: MMNSGGIGVPLGFPLGPTSVIQVTNLSSAVTSEQMRTLFGFLGDIEELRLYPPDNAPLAFSSKVCYIKFREASSVGVAQHLTNTVFIDRALIVVPCAEGKIPDEAKALSLLAPAPTMTSLMPGAGLLPIPTPTPLTTLGVSLGTLGAIPAAALDPNITALGEIPQPPIMGNVDPSKIDEIRRTVYVGNLNSQTTTADQLLEFFKQVGEVKFVRMAGDETQPTRFAFVEFADQNSVPRALAFNGVMFGDRPLKINHSNNAIVKPPEMTPQAAAKELEEVMKRVREAQSFISAAIEPESGKSSERKGGRSRSHSRSESRSSSKSRSRRKRSHSKHRSRSGNRSLSRHKDRRRSRSPLKKRSRSSERRKSRSRSRSRDKKRDKEKIKEKEKVKEKERDRDKEKDRDREKDRERERDKERNREKDKERDKERSKDRERAREKDRDREKDKDKDRQRDKDREKEKDKEKEKDKEEVDQNKEKEDIEKEGEKDREKIKDKEGDKDKEKDRDKEKEKDGDKEKEREREKERDDKKKKDKRSRTPPRSYSSSRRSRSSSRERRKRKSRSPSKSPKTSKTAKRKSSRTPSPRRVFLKCTAESLS; this comes from the exons ATGATGAACAGCGGCGGGATCGGGGTCCCGCTGGGCTTCCCCCTGGGCCCCACGTCCGTTATCCAGGTCACCAACCTCTCCTCGGCCGTGACCAGCGAGCAGATGCGGACGCTCTTCGGCTTCCTGGGAGATATAGAGGAGCTGCGCCTCTATCCCCCGGA CAACGCACCTCTTGCTTTTTCCTCCAAAGTATGTTATATTAAGTTTCGCGAAGCATCAAGTGTTGGTGTGGCCCAGCATCTAACTAACACGGTTTTTATTGACAGAGCTTTGATAGTTGTGCCCTGCGCAGAAG GTAAAATCCCAGATGAAGCCAAAGCCCTCTCTCTATTGGCGCCTGCTCCTACTATGACAAGTCTGATGCCTGGTGCAGGGTTGCTTCCCATACCCACACCAACCCCTTTGACTACA cTTGGTGTTTCACTTGGCACTTTAGGGGCTATACCAGCAGCAGCATTGGACCCTAACATTACAGCACTGGGAGAAATACCACAACCACCAATTATGGGAAATGTGGATCCATCCAAAATTGatgaaatcaggagaacagtCTATGTTGGAAACTTAAATTCCCAG ACTACAACAGCAGATCAGCTGCTTGAATTCTTCAAGCAAGTTGGAGAAGTCAAATTTGTGCGAATGGCAGGTGATGAGACTCAGCCAACACGATTTGCTTTTGTGGAATTTGCTGACCAAAATTCTGTACCTCGAGCTCTTGCCTTTAATGGAGTTATGTTTGGAGACAGGCCACTGAA aaTAAATCACTCCAATAATGCAATAGTGAAGCCTCCTGAAATGACACCACAGGCTGCTGCTAAGGAGCTGGAAGAAGTGATGAAGAGAGTAAGGGAAGCCCAGTCTTTCATATCTGCTGCTATTGAGCCAG agTCTGGAAAGAGCAGTGAAAGAAAAGGCGGTCGATCTCGTTCCCATTCTCGTTCAGAATCCAGGTCTAGCTCAAAATCCCGATCTAGAAGGAAAAGATCACACTCAAAACACAG AAGTAGATCAGGCAACAGATCTCTCTCAAGACACAAGGACAGACGCAGATCCAGAAGTCCCCTGAAAAAACGGTCTAGATCTTCAGAAAGGCGGAAATCAAGAAGTCGCTCTCGTTCTCG GGACaagaaaagagacaaagaaaagatcaaggaaaaggaaaaggtcaaagaaaaagagagagaccGAGACAAGGAGAAGGATAGGGACCGAGAAAAAGACAGGGAAAGAGAGCGAGataaagagagaaacagagagaaggACAAGGAGAGAGATAAGGAGCGAAGCAAAGATAGAGAGAGAGCCCGAGAGAAAGATAGGGACAGGGAAAAGGATAAAGACAAAGACAGACAGAGGGACAAGgatagggaaaaggaaaaagataaagagaaggaaaaagacaagGAAGAGGTAGaccagaacaaagaaaaagaagatattgagaaagaaggagagaaggaCAGAGAAAAGATTAAGGACAAAGAAGGAGATAAGGACAAAGAGAAGGACAgggacaaagaaaaggaaaaagatgggGATAAGGAGAAAGAGcgagaaagagaaaaggagagagatgataaaaagaagaaagataagAGATCCAGAACACCCCCAAGAAGCTATAGCTCTTCAAGAAGATCTCGTAGCTCCAGCAG AGAAAGGCGTAAAAGGAAGAGTAGAAGTCCTTCCAAGTCTCCTAAAACATcgaaaacagcaaaaagaaagtCTTCACGAACTCCTTCCCCCAGAAG ggtttttttaaaatgcacagcAGAGAGTTTAAGTTAG
- the SREK1 gene encoding splicing regulatory glutamine/lysine-rich protein 1 isoform X3: MMNSGGIGVPLGFPLGPTSVIQVTNLSSAVTSEQMRTLFGFLGDIEELRLYPPDNAPLAFSSKVCYIKFREASSVGVAQHLTNTVFIDRALIVVPCAEGKIPDEAKALSLLAPAPTMTSLMPGAGLLPIPTPTPLTTLGVSLGTLGAIPAAALDPNITALGEIPQPPIMGNVDPSKIDEIRRTVYVGNLNSQTTTADQLLEFFKQVGEVKFVRMAGDETQPTRFAFVEFADQNSVPRALAFNGVMFGDRPLKINHSNNAIVKPPEMTPQAAAKELEEVMKRVREAQSFISAAIEPESGKSSERKGGRSRSHSRSESRSSSKSRSRRKRSHSKHRSRSGNRSLSRHKDRRRSRSPLKKRSRSSERRKSRSRSRSRDKKRDKEKIKEKEKVKEKERDRDKEKDRDREKDRERERDKERNREKDKERDKERSKDRERAREKDRDREKDKDKDRQRDKDREKEKDKEKEKDKEEVDQNKEKEDIEKEGEKDREKIKDKEGDKDKEKDRDKEKEKDGDKEKEREREKERDDKKKKDKRSRTPPRSYSSSRRSRSSSRHNIVFRVSILRPILLNIITGDIDSGTD, translated from the exons ATGATGAACAGCGGCGGGATCGGGGTCCCGCTGGGCTTCCCCCTGGGCCCCACGTCCGTTATCCAGGTCACCAACCTCTCCTCGGCCGTGACCAGCGAGCAGATGCGGACGCTCTTCGGCTTCCTGGGAGATATAGAGGAGCTGCGCCTCTATCCCCCGGA CAACGCACCTCTTGCTTTTTCCTCCAAAGTATGTTATATTAAGTTTCGCGAAGCATCAAGTGTTGGTGTGGCCCAGCATCTAACTAACACGGTTTTTATTGACAGAGCTTTGATAGTTGTGCCCTGCGCAGAAG GTAAAATCCCAGATGAAGCCAAAGCCCTCTCTCTATTGGCGCCTGCTCCTACTATGACAAGTCTGATGCCTGGTGCAGGGTTGCTTCCCATACCCACACCAACCCCTTTGACTACA cTTGGTGTTTCACTTGGCACTTTAGGGGCTATACCAGCAGCAGCATTGGACCCTAACATTACAGCACTGGGAGAAATACCACAACCACCAATTATGGGAAATGTGGATCCATCCAAAATTGatgaaatcaggagaacagtCTATGTTGGAAACTTAAATTCCCAG ACTACAACAGCAGATCAGCTGCTTGAATTCTTCAAGCAAGTTGGAGAAGTCAAATTTGTGCGAATGGCAGGTGATGAGACTCAGCCAACACGATTTGCTTTTGTGGAATTTGCTGACCAAAATTCTGTACCTCGAGCTCTTGCCTTTAATGGAGTTATGTTTGGAGACAGGCCACTGAA aaTAAATCACTCCAATAATGCAATAGTGAAGCCTCCTGAAATGACACCACAGGCTGCTGCTAAGGAGCTGGAAGAAGTGATGAAGAGAGTAAGGGAAGCCCAGTCTTTCATATCTGCTGCTATTGAGCCAG agTCTGGAAAGAGCAGTGAAAGAAAAGGCGGTCGATCTCGTTCCCATTCTCGTTCAGAATCCAGGTCTAGCTCAAAATCCCGATCTAGAAGGAAAAGATCACACTCAAAACACAG AAGTAGATCAGGCAACAGATCTCTCTCAAGACACAAGGACAGACGCAGATCCAGAAGTCCCCTGAAAAAACGGTCTAGATCTTCAGAAAGGCGGAAATCAAGAAGTCGCTCTCGTTCTCG GGACaagaaaagagacaaagaaaagatcaaggaaaaggaaaaggtcaaagaaaaagagagagaccGAGACAAGGAGAAGGATAGGGACCGAGAAAAAGACAGGGAAAGAGAGCGAGataaagagagaaacagagagaaggACAAGGAGAGAGATAAGGAGCGAAGCAAAGATAGAGAGAGAGCCCGAGAGAAAGATAGGGACAGGGAAAAGGATAAAGACAAAGACAGACAGAGGGACAAGgatagggaaaaggaaaaagataaagagaaggaaaaagacaagGAAGAGGTAGaccagaacaaagaaaaagaagatattgagaaagaaggagagaaggaCAGAGAAAAGATTAAGGACAAAGAAGGAGATAAGGACAAAGAGAAGGACAgggacaaagaaaaggaaaaagatgggGATAAGGAGAAAGAGcgagaaagagaaaaggagagagatgataaaaagaagaaagataagAGATCCAGAACACCCCCAAGAAGCTATAGCTCTTCAAGAAGATCTCGTAGCTCCAGCAG acataACATTGTCTTTAGAGTATCAATACTGAGGCCAATACTATTGAACATCATTACTGGTGACATAGATAGCGGGACAGATTGA